A section of the Triticum dicoccoides isolate Atlit2015 ecotype Zavitan chromosome 7A, WEW_v2.0, whole genome shotgun sequence genome encodes:
- the LOC119334513 gene encoding protein FAR-RED IMPAIRED RESPONSE 1-like encodes MTGTQRSESANHMLKNYVPPACPMNLFVKHYAKVLFDREQEEGFQEKSTKLAGVVLKVNIPIERHASTVYTRAMFELFGKSLYYSGSYYIKELVPRTEYLATHVKAESREKWYKSRYKVVVSEFRDFFSCECGLFEHMGMICCHALKVMIVLGLNEIPRKHILKRWTVDARDSLPEHLKHYQKDVGLPDCTTFRHNAMYISALELVMMGDSNPEAFDYVMSGLAELKKGALPLSNLKDGMSLIEKRKACNSSSVGKSVPSKCSQKQNIDDGAASSAGKIEWRNAKARTVGGDGKSSVNGNGNIEANSASSTVQGDDLSTVDSNIALTSRTMDTESNMSLLPPKKKPRMRGHPTTARDKSNYEINDKRSRFCTICRGKGHKRTTCPQRGNEAQKPRKIPTCTNCGIAGHRRNTCSKVLYSTLDGVPSVGCI; translated from the exons ATGACGGGCACACAAAGGAGTGAGAGCGCAAATCACATGCTTAAGAATTATGTTCCTCCAGCATGCCCAATGAATCTTTTTGTGAAGCATTATGCAAAAGTACTATTTGATAGAGAGCAAGAAGAAGGTTTCCAAGAAAAGAGCACCAAATTG GCAGGAGTAGTTCTAAAAGTTAACATACCAATTGAACGCCATGCAAGCACGGTGTATACTCGGGCCATGTTCGAGCTGTTTGGAAAAAGTCTTTACTACTCAGGTTCTTATTACATCAAAGAATTAGTTCCAAGGACTGAGTACCTGGCAACACACGTGAAGGCGGAATCGAGGGAGAAATGGTACAAGAGCAGATACAAGGTGGTTGTTTCAGAATTCAGAGATTTTTTCAGTTGTGAGTGTGGACTCTTTGAGCATATGGGGATGATTTGTTGCCATGCACTAAAG GTGATGATAGTGTTGGGATTGAATGAGATACCAAGGAAGCACATACTGAAAAGATGGACAGTAGATGCGCGTGATAGCCTTCCTGAACATCTGAAGCATTATCAAAAAGATGTAGGCCTACCTGATTGCACCACTTTCAGGCACAATGCTATGTACATCTCGGCCCTGGAATTGGTTATGATGGGTGATAGCAATCCAGAGGCTTTTGATTATGTCATGAGCGGCCTGGCAGAACTGAAGAAGGGAGCTTTGCCACTAAGTAATCTAAAAGATGGAATGAGTCTAATTGAAAAAAGGAAGGCATGCAACTCTTCTTCTGTTGGTAAATCTGTTCCTTCAAAGTGTAGTCAGAAGCAAAATATTGATGATGGAGCTGCGTCAAGTGCTGGGAAAATTGAATGGAGAAATGCAAAAGCAAGAACGGTAGGAGGGGATGGGAAATCTTCAGTCAATGGTAATGGGAACATTGAAGCTAATTCGGCCTCGTCTACTGTACAGGGGGACGACCTGAGCACGGTTGATTCAAATATTGCATTAACTTCTAGAACCATGGATACAGAAAGCAACATGTCCCTGTTACCCCCTAAGAAGAAGCCTAGGATGAGAGGTCATCCGACAACGGCAAGAGACAAGTCGAATTATGAAATAAATGACAAGCGATCGAGGTTTTGCACCATTTGCCGTGGGAAGGGGCACAAGAGAACTACATGCCCTCAAAGGGGCAACGAAGCGCAGAAGCCGAGGAAGATTCCGACATGTACAAATTGTGGCATAGCCGGTCATCGTAGGAATACTTGTTCAAAAGTTTTGTACTCTACATTGGATGGGGTCCCCTCTGTAGGATGTATCTGA